The Coregonus clupeaformis isolate EN_2021a chromosome 6, ASM2061545v1, whole genome shotgun sequence genome has a segment encoding these proteins:
- the LOC121568303 gene encoding tripartite motif-containing protein 59-like, with translation MENLEEDLTCSVCYSLFADPRVLPCSHTFCKSCLDNVLQVSAVYSIWRPLRLPLKCPNCRSVVELPPTGVDALPINVSLRAIIEKFQKDSQPRPPSCPEHHRQPLNVYCVQDRQLICGFCLTVGQHQGHPIDDLQAAFIRERQVPTHLLGRLSDHRLAEVCKLGEQLEQEKASCEGLVRQDRQAVEQYFQGLELVLSRKKEAFMGALDTASVEVSLAYDPLIQRLKELQEEQLDLLSLGSAVEDEDSPLVFLEKVYLFRERVEALVNAPLPRVISLSITPRAAEYLEQHWAGVTIGELEEGPVPRFFCCAKPTHSGDGS, from the exons ATGGAGAACCTAGAGGAGGACCTGACATGTTCAGTGTGCTATTCCCTCTTCGCTGATCCTCGGGTTCTGCCCTGCTCTCACACCTTCTGTAAATCCTGCTTGGACAACGTACTCCAAGTCTCTGCCGTCTACTCCATCTGGCGTCCACTGCGGCTCCCACTTAAGTGCCCCAACTGCCGCAGTGTGGTAGAGCTCCCACCAACAGGTGTTGACGCATTGCCCATAAATGTCTCCCTCCGCGCCATCATTGAGAAG ttccagaaggacagccaacCACGGCCCCCCTCCTGCCCTGAGCACCACCGACAGCCCCTCAACGTCTACTGTGTCCAGGACCGCCAGCTCATCTGTGGCTTCTGCCTAACAGTGGGCCAGCACCAGGGACACCCCATCGATGACCTGCAGGCAGCCTTCATCCGGGAGAGGCAGGTGCCCACTCACCTGCTGGGGAGGCTCTCAGACCACCGCCTGGCAGAG GTGTGTAAACTGGGGGAGCAGCTGGAGCAGGAGAAGGCCAGCTGTGAGGGCCTAGTGAGGCAGGACCGGCAGGCCGTGGAACAGTACTTCCAGGGACTGGAGCTGGTGCTTTCTAGGAAGAAAGAGGCTTTCATGGGGGCCCTGGACACAGCAAGCGTGGAGGTGTCTCTGGCCTACGATCCACTCATCCAGAGGCTGAAGGAGCTGCAG GAGGAGCAGCTGGACCTGTTGTCTCTGGGTTCGGCCGTGGAGGACGAAGACTCTCCCCTGGTCTTCCTGGAGAAGGTGTACCTGTTCCGGGAGAGGGTGGAGGCACTGGTAAATGCACCCCTGCCCAGAGTCATATCCCTCTCCATCACCCCCCGTGCTGCTGAGTACCTGGAGCAGCACTGGGCTGGTGTGACCATCGGAGAGCTGGAGGAAGGGCCGGTGCCTCGGTTCTTCTGCTGTGCAAAGCCCACCCATTCTGGGGACGGTTCTTAG